In Dromiciops gliroides isolate mDroGli1 chromosome 4, mDroGli1.pri, whole genome shotgun sequence, one DNA window encodes the following:
- the LOC122726350 gene encoding pyruvate dehydrogenase E1 component subunit alpha, somatic form, mitochondrial-like isoform X2 encodes MPKMLPVVSRALRGACPKPTGRAPLVARNFVNEASFDIRKCDLHRLEEGPPISTVLTREDGLKYYKTMQTIRRMEMKADQLYKQKVIRGFCHLYDGQEACCMGIEAAIRRTDHVITAYRAHGFCFTRGLSLREIMAELTGRKGGCAKGKGGSMHMYGKNFYGGNGIVGAQGQIFETFNMAALWKLPCVFVCENNLYGMGTAVERAAASTDYYRRGDYIPGVRVDGMDVLCVREAAKFVAAYCRSGKGPIVMELQTYRYHGHSMSDPGISYRSRDEIKEVRSKSDPIMHHKERMVTSNLSSIEELKEIDNEVRKEIEDAAQFATADPEPPLEELGHHIYSGHPPFEVRGVNQWIKYKSVS; translated from the exons ATGCCCAAAATGCTCCCTGTGGTTTCCCGTGCGCTAAGGGGCGCCTGCCCGAAACCGACTGGAAGAGCGCCGCTGGTAGCCCGTAACTTTGTCAACGAAGCTTCCTTTGATATTAGGAAATGCGACCTTCACCGGCTGGAGGAGGGCCCTCCAATCAGCACGGTTCTCACTAGGGAGGATGGACTCAAGTACTACAAGACCATGCAGACCATCCGTCGGATGGAAATGAAAGCTGACCAGCTGTACAAGCAAAAGGTCATCCGCGGTTTCTGCCACTTGTACGACGGCCAGGAGGCTTGTTGCATGGGCATTGAGGCCGCTATTAGGCGCACAGATCACGTGATCACAGCCTATCGAGCTCATGGCTTCTGCTTTACTCGGGGGCTTTCCTTGAGAGAAATTATGGCAGAGTTAACTGGGCGCAAAGGAGGCTGCGCCAAAGGCAAGGGAGGCTCGATGCACATGTACGGCAAGAACTTCTACGGGGGCAACGGCATTGTGGGAGCCCAG GGCCAAATATTTGAAACTTTCAACATGGCAGCTTTGTGGAAATTGCcctgtgtttttgtttgtgaGAATAATTTATACGGAATGGGAACTGCCGTAGAGAGAGCAGCAGCCAGCACTGACTATTACAGAAGAGGAGATTATATTCCAGGAGTACGGGTGGATGGTATGGATGTTCTGTGTGTCCGAGAGGCAGCAAAATTTGTAGCTGCCTACTGCAGATCAGGAAAGGGCCCGATAGTGATGGAACTACAGACATATCGTTATCACGGACACAGCATGAGTGACCCTGGTATCAGTTACCGTTCTCGGGATGAAATTAAGGAAGTCAGGAGTAAGAGTGATCCTATCATGCATCACAAAGAGAGGATGGTGACCAGCAACCTTTCCAGCATTGAAGAATTAAAGGAAATTGATAACGAAGTAAGGAAAGAGATCGAGGATGCCGCCCAGTTTGCCACAGCTGATCCAGAGCCACCATTGGAAGAATTAGGCCATCATATCTACTCCGGACATCCACCTTTTGAAGTTCGTGGTGTGAATCAATGGATAAAGTACAAGTCTGTCAGCTAA
- the LOC122726350 gene encoding pyruvate dehydrogenase E1 component subunit alpha, mitochondrial-like isoform X1 — translation MPKMLPVVSRALRGACPKPTGRAPLVARNFVNEASFDIRKCDLHRLEEGPPISTVLTREDGLKYYKTMQTIRRMEMKADQLYKQKVIRGFCHLYDGQEACCMGIEAAIRRTDHVITAYRAHGFCFTRGLSLREIMAELTGRKGGCAKGKGGSMHMYGKNFYGGNGIVGAQVPLGAGIALACKYQGNDEICFALYGDGAANQGQIFETFNMAALWKLPCVFVCENNLYGMGTAVERAAASTDYYRRGDYIPGVRVDGMDVLCVREAAKFVAAYCRSGKGPIVMELQTYRYHGHSMSDPGISYRSRDEIKEVRSKSDPIMHHKERMVTSNLSSIEELKEIDNEVRKEIEDAAQFATADPEPPLEELGHHIYSGHPPFEVRGVNQWIKYKSVS, via the coding sequence ATGCCCAAAATGCTCCCTGTGGTTTCCCGTGCGCTAAGGGGCGCCTGCCCGAAACCGACTGGAAGAGCGCCGCTGGTAGCCCGTAACTTTGTCAACGAAGCTTCCTTTGATATTAGGAAATGCGACCTTCACCGGCTGGAGGAGGGCCCTCCAATCAGCACGGTTCTCACTAGGGAGGATGGACTCAAGTACTACAAGACCATGCAGACCATCCGTCGGATGGAAATGAAAGCTGACCAGCTGTACAAGCAAAAGGTCATCCGCGGTTTCTGCCACTTGTACGACGGCCAGGAGGCTTGTTGCATGGGCATTGAGGCCGCTATTAGGCGCACAGATCACGTGATCACAGCCTATCGAGCTCATGGCTTCTGCTTTACTCGGGGGCTTTCCTTGAGAGAAATTATGGCAGAGTTAACTGGGCGCAAAGGAGGCTGCGCCAAAGGCAAGGGAGGCTCGATGCACATGTACGGCAAGAACTTCTACGGGGGCAACGGCATTGTGGGAGCCCAGGTACCCCTGGGAGCTGGGATTGCCCTGGCCTGTAAATACCAAGGAAACGATGAGATCTGTTTTGCTTTGTACGGAGATGGGGCTGCCAATCAGGGCCAAATATTTGAAACTTTCAACATGGCAGCTTTGTGGAAATTGCcctgtgtttttgtttgtgaGAATAATTTATACGGAATGGGAACTGCCGTAGAGAGAGCAGCAGCCAGCACTGACTATTACAGAAGAGGAGATTATATTCCAGGAGTACGGGTGGATGGTATGGATGTTCTGTGTGTCCGAGAGGCAGCAAAATTTGTAGCTGCCTACTGCAGATCAGGAAAGGGCCCGATAGTGATGGAACTACAGACATATCGTTATCACGGACACAGCATGAGTGACCCTGGTATCAGTTACCGTTCTCGGGATGAAATTAAGGAAGTCAGGAGTAAGAGTGATCCTATCATGCATCACAAAGAGAGGATGGTGACCAGCAACCTTTCCAGCATTGAAGAATTAAAGGAAATTGATAACGAAGTAAGGAAAGAGATCGAGGATGCCGCCCAGTTTGCCACAGCTGATCCAGAGCCACCATTGGAAGAATTAGGCCATCATATCTACTCCGGACATCCACCTTTTGAAGTTCGTGGTGTGAATCAATGGATAAAGTACAAGTCTGTCAGCTAA